Below is a genomic region from Ascaphus truei isolate aAscTru1 chromosome 8, aAscTru1.hap1, whole genome shotgun sequence.
AAGCAATATATGTGATCTGTGTTTATTTAGCGCTACCTGTTTCTTTTCCCTGCTATCAATATAGGGCacattccttaactgaaaacaaaggATGACAAAACTGTTAATACACATATCTATACACAAACATATTTACAGGATTTATGGTGAAGCCCTCTGCCCGAAATTcgaggaacctgtttctagaacattggaTGGGGCTATATattcccttctatctccctatctcCATATATACTTGCACAGCTGATGCAATATGATGCACAGCCCCAAGAGTGTCTGCCCCATGTGTATCTGGAAGACTTAACTACCTTCAACATATTAGTATTTTTAATGTGTATTCAACATACCCAAATTGTCCTTGTATGTGTCCAGTTCCTGTAGTATATTTTCAGCCGATGTGCGATTTGTATTTTCAGAGTTCAAATTTAGCTCGATTATTTTCCACAGATCAGTTGGAAGTGAATTTGGATTTTCTGCTTTATGGTATGTTGTAATCTGTGGAATTAAAAATCAAGATGAAGAGTGAATGGTTATAACACTAATAATCTTGTATGTACTTATTCTATAAAGTATGATCGTGCTGATTCGCTGCTACAGCATGGTAGAAAAGTCACATTAGCTTGATTGGGATTTTCCACGTGGTAGATTGGCAGGACAGGATCAGAGCTGCCACACTATAGAATAGAGACCAAAGTTTTATGATTTAACATAAATATCAGATATAGAAACCATAGCTATTTTTAAAGTAGATTTTCATTCTCAAAACTGTTTAAAGATTAAGAATCGTAAATGTTTAACATTAAAAATGGTACCTCTTTTACAAACTCGAGCACACTCAGATGAGCCAACTCTTCGAATGGTTGTCTGCCGTAAAGAAGGATTGAATAAAATGTCGCAGCAAGCATCCAGATGTCCGTAAACACCGTAAACATATTATTTTTCAACGAAGCAGGAGCACTAAAATAAGCTGCAATTGGCTCCTTACCGTCACCTGACGAATGCAAGAAAAAAAAGGACAGAACATTAATCACAATATGCCAACTTTATTTTGTATCATTTTGATTGTATTGTGTAAATAACAATAGAAAATACAATATCTACAACAACTATGAAATATATTGTATTTGAAAATGTACCATATGGAACCAGTGTAATGAAACATATaggcacatatttactaagcagtgctatgccataagacaccaaTTTGAATTGGCTGTAAAGTGCCTATGGCTTAGCAATGCTTAGGAAACATGGCCTACAATGTTGAAATATATAATGATaatgggccatgtttactaagaagTGCTCCTCCATCAGTAACCATCCTTGCTAAAAGACAGACTAAAGCCCGTTgaaataataaaatttaaaaaagccATAAAGGTCTATATTTATTAAGCTGttttactccataagacaccttacagcccattcacttaaATTGGTTGTAAGCAGAACTGCCAACTTTTAAAAGTTTCCCTCCATATGATTTCCCCGCCCCTGGTGAAATGCCGCTAGGCGCATAATCACACCagcacccgctcacacttcctggagctgaactgtgctaTTTTGCTCTCCGATGATACCCCCAGTTCAAGAAATATTTAAATTTTTGTGTCAGTGTTTTTGGTCCCTTTGGTGAAAACTAAATAACTGCCACCCAAGCCTTACACCCATGTGtaaatagaaagctgcaatgtcaccAGGGCATGATATTccagatgtgtgtatgtatgtcttatttatatagcgccattagggggccaagcttaatgtatcatgtgtatacGCTTaaactcatatgcttcattaagcaagtgtgtcttaaggtgggtcttaaagttggataaagagggtgctagtcgagtattgagggggaagggcatttcagaggtgtggggcagtcagtgagaaaggtttaaggcgggagaggactttagatacaaagggggttgagcgaagacatccttgagcagaacgcaagagtctggatggtgcatagcgagaaattagggctgagatgtaaggaggggcagaagagtgtaaagctttaaaagtgaggaggtgaattgagtgtgagatgcgggattagAGAGGAAGCCATGAGAGTGATATCAGGGGAGACACAGaggcagatttaggaaagagtagcgtgattctggcagcagtgtttaggatagattgtaggggagacaggtgagaggcaggaagctcagacagcaggaggttacagtaatcgagacgggagagaatgagggcctgagtcagagttttcgcATTGgagaaacagaggaaagggcgtatcttcgTAATATTGCGGAAGGAAAAAGCGAccggttttagatacgttttgaatctgaggggcgaatgtgagagaggagtcaagtgtgttCTTGAGCTACTGGTTGAATgacagtacttccaacagtaatgtggaaggaggtagtagggccaggtttgggacgaaatatgaggagctctgtttttgccatgttcagtttaagtcggtggagggccatccaggatgatattgcagagaaaCAATCATAAACTTTGTCGGTacaacaggtgtaaggtcagaggttgaaaagaaaatgtgtgtgtcgtcagcatggaggtgatatttaaacccaagagaagtgataaggtcacctagagaacgtgtgtacaaagaaaagagaagaggtcccaggacagagccctggggtgcccccacagagagatcaatggaggaggtgttagcagaagaggcactgaaagtacgatgggagaggtaagaggagatccaggatagagctttgttacaaataccatgagtatggagaatgtgaaggagaagagggaggtcgacagtgtcaaatgctgcagagagagtaatatgagcagaatgtaatgacctctgtctttggcagcatggaagtcattagctattttagtgagggctgtttcagacGCGTAAACAGTGCGGACgctagattgtagagggtctaggagagaataggtgttgagaaagtggagcaagcgagagaatacaagacgttcaaggagtttagaggcaaaaggcaggaggcagACAggctgatagttagaaagacagggtAGATTTCCTTTTGCACGACCCAGTCAGCCACTTTTGATTTTACAGTTACATAAAAAGGTAAATATCCCAGGAATCTGGGAGTCCCCACAGATAGGAGTAGCAGAATAGAAAGCTACTATCAATTAGAATCATACCTAGGAAACATTGTGAATTGAGAGATTCTTCATACTGCACTGTAGGGTCTATAGCCTCTCCTTCATGCAGAAAGCATTTTGCATAAAGAAAACTGGAAAGCTTTGTTTGAAAAGATCCATCCAATTTGGTGAAAACCATGAAGCTGGCAGGAGTGATGTCACGGAGGAGAACACAATTGTTATGGCAGTGCTGAACTGCTTTGGTGATATGAATGAGTATGTCAATCATATGTGACCATGTAAGCTGATTCTCCTTCTCGTGCAGGAAGTGTAATAGTGGTTTGCCACGTTCAATCATATAACACTGAAGCCTACCATCTAAAGGCTTGTTCTGGGATCCAACAATATAATCATCATTGCCTTGACATTTCATTACTGCTCTCGACATTTCTTGAAAGCTTTCATGTGCATAATCTGTAGAATTAGTTTGCAGAATATCATTCAGTGTCTTTTGGTTAAACAAATAGACCGAGGTGTCACCGGCTGGTGTAGTTGCATCAAAAATTAAAGTGTTCCCATTTTTTTGGACTAGTTCTGTGATTGTCATGTCTGGGTAGCTAATAGATAGCTTTTCACGGATGCATGTCTCAACAAGGTCTTCATCAACTTTGATACATCTACTGCCCAACTGGTTAATCTCAATGGGATTCCAATCTTCACAAAACAGCAAAGGAGTAATGCAATTTCTGACATCACTTAACGGATGATAGACAAGCGTTTGAAAGAAGTGTTTTAGAATGGTCatcagtttattatttttacttcttTTCTCATTCTGCAAACTCCACATTTTCTGAAGGAGTCTTAAACATGCATCAACAGTGCCTaacaataaagaaaaacatacaTGCTTTTAAATGGGATTAAAtggatgaacattttaataaagcaCCTTTTGCAtatgcaaggacagaaaaaagacaaacggcaaaatatacactattattaaaatgaacattaaaACCGCTCGATCGGCTGTAAGAGCTGTAcatggagatgcagctctctctgtgcagctcttccaggctgcagtttaaacaaacactTTCAGACTGATACGActtgggggggcgggagagggggaaatcAAGTAGTGcaatcttgcatttttttttactgcactttaaaaaaaattgtgttttttcttagtgaataccgttttgatgCATGTTTTATAGTGCGGTAAAACAATGTAAAGTCGCTCGGTAATGGACTGAAGCGAGGTTTAGTGAAAAGGCCCCATTGTGTTCTATTCAATCGTGGGAAATTACTCAAATTCAATATGGGTTATCATATTgtattaactgccattgacttgaatggcagttaacacaGTATCACTGTGAGATACAGTAAGGCACactggagcttagtgaatcacaTGCACTATGTGGAGAAGTGGGTTAATGTATAGTTAGCAGTGCGTTAACTTCCATTTGTTTGAATGGAAAGGAATGCACCAGTGACTTTGTATTATCACACTTCCTCCCATAATGAATAGTCTGTTTTCTTCTAATGCATCTTCATAACCGAAAGGAAATgtgatatgtacagtatgctattatgcatgtatgtatatttgaATTTTTATAGCACCCATCCGGTACGCAGCACTTACCAATTTTTACAGACATTTCAGGGGAAAAAGCCACAAGAGGAGAGGAAAGAGTTAAAAATATGTGAGTGCAGGGTTCAGAGTGGGGGGCAAAAGGTCGGAAGGGTTGTAAAGTAATGGGAATAAGCTGTCAGGTAGTAGAGGGAAAGAAGAAGAGTACCCAAAATACTTTATCTTCTGTTACATGGGAGAAAGCACCCAGAGTACATAAAGGGGCAATTGGAAGCACAGGAAGCCACAAAAGGGATCTCTCATCTGATAGAGTTCACCTTGCCATTGAAGTAGTCAGCAGCTTGGCATAAATATTCAAGATTGTGTATAattgttgtactgtactgtaatgtttttttcctttgCTTTGTTGTTTCTGTGCTGTTAAATGTGACATGTTTGAAAatccaattaaaaaataaatggtgGTCAGCAAAAAGTTGAGGATGAGGCCGTTAGTAGAAGGTTTGAGGACAGAGCAAAACACAAAGAAAGGCATTCTAGGTTAGGCCTGTGAGCGTTGATACAGTAAGTGCAGAGAAATATCTTTTGCTTGTCTAGAAATAAATACCCCACTACTATTGGGGTATGCACCCTCCAGAAGTCTGGCACTTCGGAGATCATTCTCTGCTGTATGAAGAGCTGCTGCAGTGATGCCAAATAAAGACCAATGTTCcatatacctctgcctgggtgtcagttcctgggcaggaggggtaattGGTGTTGTGGTGGGAGCTGATGTTGCCCCTTACCATCGCGGCTACTCAGTTTTCCTGAACCAACAGGTATGCTtcagccccatacacacacagacatgtagtAGAGTGTAGAATCTCCCAGCGGAGGGGGGGAATAGGGCTACACATGTAGCAAACTTAATTGCTCTTGCTGATAACACCATAGTTTgtgttataatgcagaatatcacagagtttctatAGGATTCAGTGGCAGTGATTAATAACACAGAATATCCCACATAACCATTGCTGCATCTATAACAGGATAGGAGGAATTTGTAATGGAGGAAATCATCAAGATGCGAGACATCCTCCGTAGACACGAGAGCGAGCGCACGAGCATAGAAAGAGTGCCTGAGTATTGAGCCAGTTTTTAAGGTTAGAGCGGTGAGAGTTCTATTAAAGAAGGGGACAATACTGATCCAGGCAGTTAAAAAGGATAGCGTTGCAAGCGGTGACAAGATTGTCAGGGTCAGTGAAGGATAGACAAGACCTTTTAgagcagcggtggccaactccagtcctcaaaggccatcaacaggtcaggttttaaagatatccctgcttcagcacaggtggctcagtcagaatgccTGAGCCagcgattaagccacctgtggtGAACCAGGTATATCcacaatacctggcctgttggttcctcttgaggattggagtttgccaccccttgTTTAGAGCGGAGGCAGGATTCCAGAGCTTGATGGTCCATGGATCACAAGTCCCTTGACTAGTTAGAAGAGACCGGAGGTATAGTGGACCATGTTGGACAAAGTAAAAGAGATTAGGTGATAGTTTGAAAGTGAAAAGGGGAGATCGAGAATTCGCACCGGGGAGGAGTGTGAGAGAAGGAAACACTGCTGAAGAGAATGCAGCCGTCCTAGCAGAGTCGGAAGTCAGAGAGCCAATTTTCATTCAGAGCAAGGAGATTTAGGGTGCGAGAGATGAAGAGGTCATGCAAAGTTAGAACCTTGTTTAGAGAGGAAGCAAGATTCCATGCGGCACATGAAAGAGGGAGTTGGATGGTTTTACAGCCAGGTGTATGGGATGCTTGACAGCAAAAGCATTGTTGTGATGGTACCTTTTGTGTAGTTTTCCTGAATATGCTCAGTTGCTCGTTCAACCACATCAAGGAAAATTTCCCAGTGTTTCTTCCCAACTGAAGTGGAAATTTCCTTAAAAAACGACACTGCAGAGGCCATGCATTTTTTCTCAATGATCTAAGAAAATTAACAAACAAAATGATTAAATGAATATAACAAAATACATAAATTTCTTAGACTAATCCTGCCCAGTCAGTTGAATTTTACACCCTGTTAACAGTGCATTGCTCCACTCCAAGTGCGCTGAGTGCCAAGGTACACCTCCTTTATTTCCTATTTTGTACATGATTTGTTAAATGAAAGACACTTTCCATTTGATTCAGATGTGTTTGGCAGAGCGGGATTATTtgacacatcccatcataataaGATTGCCCCCCTGCTGAGATTGCACATATTACAAATTGACGAGTAAGGTGCAAAATATGTTGATACATTGACAAGAGATGCGGTTTGAAAGTACCTCTCTTAGAtacttattcaatatgctgggaAGTTGCCTTCCCATGCCAGAGAACATTTTAGCCCCATTAAGTTTAATGGTGCTGATCTCTACTCAAGCACGGGGGAAGCAGCGTAACAACATATCATAAAAGCCGTCGCATCACTTCAGCTGCAAAAAATGTTATTTGTACAAAGATTCTCACATAGATGCATGAATCAAATAAACGTACTGCATAAAAGACAGGACTAACATTTTCTATTCAGATAtttgctctcttcccccccccccccccacctctcttttaTAACGTTTTTTCTAAGTTTCATTAAAAGAGGGAAATATCTAAATAGTAGATGTGAGTAACAGACTAATGCGTAGGTTGTTGTGATGGATCTAAAAATCCAAATATAGAATCAGTGGCATTTGGCAAGGGGATAAATATCAAATGAACCCCTGATTGACGTACCTTTTCAGTAATGATCACCAGAAAGATGTGTCTTATATCCCAAGGCAACCTGATAAAATACCCAATCATGTTATCTATTTCACTAGCATCCCCATCTGTTGTAGACATTTTTCCATCCACAAAGGAAAGGTAATGTTCCAGTTTCTTTATATGCGATTCATTACCATCCAGGCTTGGCCAATTCTTCTTTATTTTAGAATGCATTGAAACGGCAAGTTTATGGTAGGTTTTCTGGCAGAATTGGTCAAATTGGTTTTGACTGGCCTTATACTTTTTTAATGCCAAAGACTTGACATGGTCCTTTAGGCTTACGTCATTGAATTTGTATATTCTAATAAAGATAGCTGCTAAGATCCAACAATATAGTTTCTCAAAGTTGCTGTACATTTCAGAGTTGTATGTATATTCTTTCTGGAGTAGGAATCCTGTCGTGGTTTCAAAAGTTTGTAAATCTGGATTCCTACAAAATATCATCATGTCCTTCTGGATTACTTTTATCAATAGTTTGGCAGCAAAATGCCTTTTCTTTTCATCGGGGTCATGACAGTGATTTAGAAGTCCATTTGGTGATGCCAAGTTCTTTATATCTTCTAGGAGGACTTCATCTTTGAACTGTGTAAATGCTGAAAAAGAACAGTGTCATAGCGAGCGTGCTGTTAAATATTACTGGACATGAGGGATGCATCAGTTTCCTAATATTCATCACCAAACTAGACATGTAGTGCAGCTTAATGGCCTCCAAGTGGCTCTACATTTGAGGACACGAGAGGGAGAAATCTCTGGGGCACAGCTTCTCCCTGATTTAGAGTGGAGACCTCAGTTGCGGCTTCTCCCTGATTTAGAGTGGAGGCGCCTGCTTCCCAGTGCAACTCTGGGAAACTGAATTccactatacagatgcagccaccagtattagaacacttacctgggaaattctggaagattctggggcagtctcacagtaaatggcTCAACATGCCTTAACATTTctatgagattcttaatggcccatcagattaacacagcggggggccctgcagtcccattcaaactgtggcaatgttgaggcatttactgtgagactgccccagaatttcccaggcaagagttataatactggtggctgcatctgtatctgtACTATCTTTTTTGTAGTGTAACGAAATCATACCCTCGTGGGAGCTTATTCTGGCTGcaatgttgtactgtatgtgtcaacaAGGCTGGAGACGCAGGAGAACTACACCTCCCAGAGGCATTGCGATTTGGGACTTGCCCATTCCCTGTTGAGCCCGACTTAGGATCAGGAAGTTGCAACTGAGCCTTTGTCATCCCCAGCCTTCTCAGAATTACCAAAAGTAAGATTGAAGGTTGAAATCGGCAAATGTATTGGAGCAATGTGGAGAATAGaggtatatgtaaatatatatatatatatatatatatatatatatatatatatatatatatatatgtgtgtgtgtgtatgtatatatatatatatatacacacacaaacgtatgtatgtatgtatgtataggtatctgcagtggttgacaaatcaccaaaaaatctactcgccacacaaaaaaatctactcgccacctagtaccaaacgtgtgctgcttgggccaatatttactcgcccgggggttaaatccactcgcccggggcgagcaaatgtataggtttgtcgaacactgggtaTCTGTACCGTGCTATCCGagattaataatcaaaaacaaatagtcaatactattctgtggctaacgaaatgcttttatttgtgtgagtttTTGTTGCCAGCAGGGGGTGCCGACCGATACGTAGCTAGGTAACTGAAAGGGGTGGTGCTTTGCAGTTAAATACCTTGCTCCCAGAACATGAATCACAAATTctatctttcccccctcccctcccatcccttGAAATTAAGTATTCTGTCTAACCAATATTCCTAAATTTTACCACCAGGTCCATCATCCCATTTTAGGTGGAACTGTCATGCCAGCCAGCTTAAAGGTGCCAGGAAATGCTACGAGCTCAGGCATCGACTTATGCGGTTGGGCCAGTGATTAAGTCCCCAGAAGAGATTGTGCAGGCCGGTGCGAACTCATGCAGCAGGGTCCCTGCCCAAGTCACATGAAAGCTGGCAGCCAACTGATCTGATTGGGCCTAGAAGGCCACAATGGGGGACTGAGCTTGGAGCTTTCCTACATAGGGTGATGTTAGACCAGCTGGACTCAGCATAAGGGTCCCCCAAATACTTTTGTAGGACACTTGGGTTGTCTGCATAAAGAGACATCCATGCTGAGTGACAGTTTGTTTTCAATGTTGTTAAGAAATAAAGCTGTATCCTTTTTTATTTCCATAAACAATTGTGTTGTCTTCTTTTTAGGTGACTTAAAAATCAAAGGGTAGGCCCGTTACGCTTTTATGGGATTAAATACCTATAGGAATCACTGAATTAGCCaaaatgataaataaatataacacCTTTGGGGCGCCCTCGAAAGGATATTCTGGATCTGTCTGATCGTCTGAACGGATCTACAAAAAAAACATGGTTGAAAATATTTCATTTCAAGAAATAAACATTAACAACAGTAAAGATTAGTGATGGaccggaaattacccggtacccggccaTTTTTAaactacccggaaattacccggcccAGGGCACTGGAACCCAGTGCCTGGTATTTTTGTCCTGGTCTGCTCCCTTGGTCCTCCTCCCAGAGAACGGAAGCAGCAGAAGAGAAGGACCTGCAGCcggtggcggagggagagaaggaggacgGCATCCTTATGTGAAGGACACCAGCCAGcagtggagggagagaaggaggacgGCATCCTAatgcgaaggtcagcagccggtggcggagggagagaaggaggatgGCATCCTACTGTGAAGATCAGCAGCCGGTGGCAGTGGAAGAAGAGGACCAATCGTCTTTTTCCTTCTTTCCTACCTTATTTTTTTCCTCTGAGTCTCATTTCCTGTGTCCAGCTAAAGGCTGCAGCCCCTCATGCACTAAACTTTCTTTGAAGCATTTTATTGCTGTTAGGCTGCAATCTGCTGCAGGAGAATCTGACAGGAAAGAGACTTCAGCATCAACACCATCCATCAAGATATGTCATTGAAATAACTTAAGACAGATAACGCCTTCTTGCAGCAAATGGTTAACACAGCAGTCACTTAGCAATaatggaacaaaaaaaaacaaaatctagTGTCCCCGCTGGAGGTTTTTGTATTTGTGTAATaactaaatatttattttatgttttctgATTTCCTTGTTGGAGCTAGGTGGACGCTTTGTGAATAGTCTAAAATGTTTTAGATTGTatctcctcggagcagggactcctcttcctaaatgttacttttttgtctgaagcacttattcctatgacctgttgtttatatttgttatttatgtaacgaggtaccccctggctactattctacccaattgGCTGGCAATAAACCCTGGGGTTTACAtgtttgccagtagttggtatggggttccccttcacctttggtactgcacttgagtgacagcaggaggtgtacatcctgttgtagctttgacaatggggtgcccaccttctggctgtacttaagggcaggatcgCCCAAAGTTAGCACGTTGTTCCTTCcctttgaggaaggcaggtcacacaactaggagcctgagattggagcctacccatgtgctcttccttccagggaggagtgagtgtggaccatacctctgtctccgctagggagggggggaagagctaggacggctgtgggtgcccttggcctgtagtgacggtccagggaccatcttcagtgatagctgatctaagagactgtatccggcagaagactgctgagaacctgttgtgttactgcaggCCATAGTAATACactgttcctgttttgcaatatactgtacctccgggcttgtgtgtgatctaactgggggggagaggtaatcagttctaccatgggagatcatctccatttctctagagcctacggcagatggaggcgctgcactgctaagtattatgtggggtatgaaccccagaagcctgttcctgtgtccccaagtcatcgcggattactcagccctcttgttgccagcaggtataagcACCACACACCCAGTAATGTCCCTATCttcgattgggtgggggggggaacactgttacatttatatgattgtcgcgtattactactgtgaagcgctactgtatgtacagtacattaatggcactatataaataaagacatacaatacaatgtattgtTGCTTTTGTGAATTTCTTACTTTTTATTGCATTACGAGTCATGATTCTCCTTTTCACTATATAACGGTGTTATACACAGTACCAACCTTCCATCTTTGGATGACCTAAAGTTTCAACCCacttctactaaaaaaaaaaagaccacaTGACAAATATCAGAACCTAGGCAGCAAAATCTTAATATTTCATCAACAAAGAGGAATACAATGTAGAAATGTAAAAAGCTAAGTTCTTAATTAATCATTTCCAAAGGTTtatgtgcatacagtacatacactt
It encodes:
- the LOC142501290 gene encoding uncharacterized protein LOC142501290 isoform X1 encodes the protein MDERDSEECTNCGQRKAGGVIFHLLYCYDVYIMSAPSPQNPKQRKIDEYITQNILNPLEQHEYLCYHGCRNVCGGDVIISAMSKPTTIIPTTIVPVFRDKGFSSLQNFVLRPDYLDRTVFLFFDSTKIYPHAVSKNCFSICVDDPHLLRKLMETIDVNRKKNPLELRKRKLETQNDPESTMSSASEVQSYNPFRRSDRSRISFRGRPKAFTQFKDEVLLEDIKNLASPNGLLNHCHDPDEKKRHFAAKLLIKVIQKDMMIFCRNPDLQTFETTTGFLLQKEYTYNSEMYSNFEKLYCWILAAIFIRIYKFNDVSLKDHVKSLALKKYKASQNQFDQFCQKTYHKLAVSMHSKIKKNWPSLDGNESHIKKLEHYLSFVDGKMSTTDGDASEIDNMIGYFIRLPWDIRHIFLVIITEKIIEKKCMASAVSFFKEISTSVGKKHWEIFLDVVERATEHIQENYTKGTVDACLRLLQKMWSLQNEKRSKNNKLMTILKHFFQTLVYHPLSDVRNCITPLLFCEDWNPIEINQLGSRCIKVDEDLVETCIREKLSISYPDMTITELVQKNGNTLIFDATTPAGDTSVYLFNQKTLNDILQTNSTDYAHESFQEMSRAVMKCQGNDDYIVGSQNKPLDGRLQCYMIERGKPLLHFLHEKENQLTWSHMIDILIHITKAVQHCHNNCVLLRDITPASFMVFTKLDGSFQTKLSSFLYAKCFLHEGEAIDPTVQYEESLNSQCFLGDGKEPIAAYFSAPASLKNNMFTVFTDIWMLAATFYSILLYGRQPFEELAHLSVLEFVKEITTYHKAENPNSLPTDLWKIIELNLNSENTNRTSAENILQELDTYKDNLGDKKDTLYTVESICHPQNPGDIQRGYLDLNGNFKQDVINEPPESMYIDDFRQKGGQLHEIVSVRMSLNIRRKIKALFHENVLGTETILNGSYTTTLVSYPFSTYSTTLDKINTNVDLYRFLSYLEQITSALHYLHSQNILHCDLRCCYIYVNHHQDKLKVAHFGRAVSLEGKQTHLYKMMPSDAVKWSAPEVRSSGRYSKPSDIFNLAVVFLEAICTQDNIISSNHPLKSFTKFCYTMEKHATNITDRWGGRLNKLMQECWNQNPTKRPSLDAIKDTLEQLKAYDEFCSSDSSEVEIEMEEEQQEATPGSAVEGSQASGMGNDYENYDTLPTRPLPGIPSLLPRQSFLLPYSTTQPREDVPEDHPYDLVYEQRDASTMDLKDHWQRNVVYPLLSQERVINNTTRCISIEETSDYEDVGIH
- the LOC142501290 gene encoding uncharacterized protein LOC142501290 isoform X3, which gives rise to MDERDSEECTNCGQRKAGGVIFHLLYCYDVYIMSAPSPQNPKQRKIDEYITQNILNPLEQHEYLCYHGCRNVCGGDVIISAMSKPTTIIPTTIVPVFRDKGFSSLQNFVLRPDYLDRTVFLFFDSTKIYPHAVSKNCFSICVDDPHLLRKLMETIDVNRKKNPLELRKRKLETQNDPESTMSSASEVQSYNPFRRSDRSRISFRGRPKAFTQFKDEVLLEDIKNLASPNGLLNHCHDPDEKKRHFAAKLLIKVIQKDMMIFCRNPDLQTFETTTGFLLQKEYTYNSEMYSNFEKLYCWILAAIFIRIYKFNDVSLKDHVKSLALKKYKASQNQFDQFCQKTYHKLAVSMHSKIKKNWPSLDGNESHIKKLEHYLSFVDGKMSTTDGDASEIDNMIGYFIRLPWDIRHIFLVIITEKIIEKKCMASAVSFFKEISTSVGKKHWEIFLDVVERATEHIQENYTKGTVDACLRLLQKMWSLQNEKRSKNNKLMTILKHFFQTLVYHPLSDVRNCITPLLFCEDWNPIEINQLGSRCIKVDEDLVETCIREKLSISYPDMTITELVQKNGNTLIFDATTPAGDTSVYLFNQKTLNDILQTNSTDYAHESFQEMSRAVMKCQGNDDYIVGSQNKPLDGRLQCYMIERGKPLLHFLHEKENQLTWSHMIDILIHITKAVQHCHNNCVLLRDITPASFMVFTKLDGSFQTKLSSFLYAKCFLHEGEAIDPTVQYEESLNSQCFLGDGKEPIAAYFSAPASLKNNMFTVFTDIWMLAATFYSILLYGRQPFEELAHLSVLEFVKEITTYHKAENPNSLPTDLWKIIELNLNSENTNRTSAENILQELDTYKDNLGNFKQDVINEPPESMYIDDFRQKGGQLHEIVSVRMSLNIRRKIKALFHENVLGTETILNGSYTTTLVSYPFSTYSTTLDKINTNVDLYRFLSYLEQITSALHYLHSQNILHCDLRCCYIYVNHHQDKLKVAHFGRAVSLEGKQTHLYKMMPSDAVKWSAPEVRSSGRYSKPSDIFNLAVVFLEAICTQDNIISSNHPLKSFTKFCYTMEKHATNITDRWGGRLNKLMQECWNQNPTKRPSLDAIKDTLEQLKAYDEFCSSDSSEVEIEMEEEQQEATPGSAVEGSQASGMGNDYENYDTLPTRPLPGIPSLLPRQSFLLPYSTTQPREDVPEDHPYDLVYEQRDASTMDLKDHWQRNVVYPLLSQERVINNTTRCISIEETSDYEDVGIH